The DNA region GTCCTCCCATGGATCCGCCCTCTCCAACACCTCCGCGCCCGCCAGCGCATCCGCGCCCTGCGCCACGCCCTTCGCCAGTACCTCGATACTGCTGGCTGAGGGGTTCACCGCCGGACACGACGATCAGCCCGACGCCGAATCCCAGCAGCCGCTCCGTCACGTCGCCGGTGGTGAGCGTGTGCAGCTCCTCGGCCGCCCGGTAGGCGACCCCCGTGGCCGACTCGCCCTTCCAGTCCCAGGTGTACGGCGTGTCGCACCACCGGCACGTCAGATTGCAGCCGCCGAGCCCGAGGAACGCGCACGACCGTCCCGTGGAAGGACCCTCGCCCTGGACAGCGCTAGGTGGGTCCGAAGATCTCGTTGACCACGAGGTTCGGAACCGGCATGGGCATCACCTCCCTCCCGCCCGCGCGGGGCGCGTCGCATCGGACACCAAACGCCCGGACCGCTCCGCCGTGCCCGGCGGAGCGTTGGACGGTCAGTCGCCCGCATGGCCCGTGCGCGCCGTCGGCACGGGAGGGCATTGCGCGCACGGACGGCGCGAGCCGAGGGGCGGTGAACGGCGCGAGCGGCGCACAGTGCTTCCCGCGGCCCCCTCCCGCGCACCCCGCTGTGTGGGGCGGCCGGGCTCAGCGGGGCCCGGGGGGCGCGTGCCGCAGGTAGGCGAGGACCGCGCTGACCCTGCGGTGCAGTTGCGGTATCTCGGCGAGGCCGAGCTTGGCGAAGGTGGAGTTCACGTGCTTCTCGATGGTCGACTCGGACAGGCGCAGGGAGTCGGCGATCGCGCGGTTGGTCTTGCCCTCCGCCATGTGCCGCAGGACGTCGAGTTCCCTCGGGGTGAGGCGGGACAGGGGCGCGTCGGCGCCGCGGGCGTGGCTGCCCATGAGCACCTCGACGATGCGCGGGTCGACGACGGAGCGTCCTGCGGCGACCTCGTGCAGGGCGCGCAGGAGTTCGTCGACCTCGCCGATGCGCTCCTTCAGGAGGTAGGCGAGGCCGTCGGTGCCGCGCCGGAACAGGTCGAAGGCGTAGTTCTCGTTGGCGTGCTGGGAGAGCACGACGACGCCGATGCCGGGGTGGGTCTCGCGGATGGCGTGCGCGGCCGTGATGCCCTCGGTGTGGTGGCCGGGCGGCATGCGGATGTCGGCGACGACGACGTCGGGGCGCAGGCGTGCGACGGCTTCGAGGAGATCGGCGGCCGTGCCGACGGCGGCGAGGACGTCGGCCTCGCCGGTGTCCTCGAGGAGGCGGCGGGTGCCCTCGCGGACCAGGTAGTGGTCCTCGGCGATGACGACGCGCAGCGGTGCGGTGCTCGGGGGTCCTGGCGCGGGCCTGGGGTCAGGCACGGGTGTCCTCCCTGACGTGTTCCGGGAGCCGGGCGCGGATGACGGTGCCGGAGCCGGCGCGGCTGGTGATGGTGAGTTCGCCGCCCACGGCCTCGGTCCGGTCGCGCATGCCGGTGAGGCCGGAGCCGTGGGTGGTGGCGGTGGGAAATCCGCTGCCGTCGTCGGACACCTCGACCTGGAGGCGGCCGTCGGCGCGGGTCATGCGGACGGTGACGTGTCCGGCGCGGGCGTGCTTGAGGACGTTGGTGAGCGCTTCGGAGACCAGGTAGAAGGCGGACTCCTCGATGTCGAGGGCGAAGCGCACTCCGGCCAGGGAGTGTCCGCTCTGGACGGTGACGGGGATCGGCATGCGGCGGGCGCAGGAGGTGACGGCGGCGACGAGGCCCTGGTCGGTGAGGATGGGCGGGTGGATGCCGTGGGCGAGTTCGCGGAGCTCGTCGATGACGCGGTAGGCGTCGTCCTGCATCTCGGTGAGGGCGCTGTCGATGCCGCCGCCGCGGTGCAGTCGGTTGCGGGCGAGGGCGAGTTTCGCGACGAGGGCGACGAGGTCCTGCTGAATGCCGTCGTGCAGGCGGCGTTCGATGCGGCGGCGCTCGGTGTCCTGGGCGTGCACGATGCGGGCGCGGGACGCGGCGAGTTCGGCGGCCTGGCGCTGCATCTCGTCGGCGTGGGCGCAGAGTTCGGCGGCGAGGCGGACGTTGTGCACGGCGAGGGCGGCGGAGCGGGCGAGGGTGCCGCCGATGGCGTGGTCCTCGGGGGTGGAGCGGCCCTCGGTCCTCGGGCCGTACTCGATGAGGCCGAGGGAGTCGTCTCCGTAGAAGAGCGGGAACTGCTTGACGGGCCGGGCGGCGGCCGGCCTCTCACCGGATTCGGCGGTGGACACGGGCAGGCCGTTCCCGCCGAGGCGGACGCGCACCCACCGCAGGCTGAGGCCCTCGCGCAGGCCGGTGGCGAGCTGGGGGGCGAGGCGGTCGAGGTCGTAGGCGTGTTCCAGGGTGGTGCTGAACTGGACGAGGAGCTCGAACCTGCTCAGGCGCTTGCCGAAGACGCGCCGCTCGACGAGCGTGTTGAGCCGGTCGCGCAGGGGCCGGAACAGGGCGGTCGCGACGACGGCGACCAGCAGGGACAGGCCGACGGGGAAGAACAGTCCGGCGGTGAGCCCGAGGGTGAGGGCCATGCCGAGGTACCAGCTGTTGATGATGAACCACAGGGAGCCGTAGACGGCGGAGGGCCGCAGGACGATGTCGACGCCGAGCAGCCGGTGCCGGAACGCGGCGTAGACGAGGGTGACGGAGATCGAGATGTAGGGCAGGGCGCCGAGGAGCGCGCCGATGAAGAAGAACATGCCCTGCTCGCCCTGCCAGGAGCGGAAGAGGCGGGTGGCGGCGCGGGCCAGGAACACGGCGGCGCCGAGCGCGGCCCAGGGCAGCAGGGCGGCGATGTCGGCGCGGCCCGCGGCCCGGGCGCGCAGGCAGCGCACGACGAGGAGGGCGGCGCCGATGCCGGGCAGCCAGGCCTCGGGGTAGTAGAAGACGATGTAGTAGACGATGTGCTGCGGGACCCCGGCCAGGGGCAGCACGATCGGCAGGGCGAGCAGACCCCACAGGGCGCGCAGGACGTGGCGTTCGTAGCGGAAGGCATAGCGGCCGTCGGGCAGCAGGGCGAGCAGGCGCAGGATGAGGATGCTCACCGCGAGGTTGCACATCTCGTGCGTGATCTGCAGGCCCAGGTCGAGCGGCAGCACCGGGCCGACGACCTTCGGGCGCAGGTGCCACCCGAGCTCACGGATCATCAGGTTCGTGGTGTGGCGCACGGCGATGGCGACGGACAGCCAGGCACCGAGCAGCAGGAGGCGGCGGGCCACGGGGCTCGACGGGGCGTGCCACCAGGTGAAAAGACCGGCGAAATAGCACGGGAGTACGGATCCGAGGACCCAGGGCAGAACATAGCGGTTCTCCAACTGCGTTGTCCCGATAAGCGTTGCCCAGAGCATGAACACTCCGCCACTTACCGCGACAAGGCACATCCCCCTGCTTCTGCCTGCCACGGGTGTCATTATCGGCCGTCGTCACGACGGCCGTCCACGGAAATAATCCACCGCGTATGGAGGAAAACCGCCATACGGTTTGGGGGGTGCCCGGGTGCCGCGTAATGGCGCCGGCGAGAACACTCGGAACTCAATCGCCGGTGCGGATTCCTTGAGAACGGGTGGCTGTCATGAGTCGTTGTTCCGGTCCGGAAGTGGTCGTGTGGGACACCACGTACGCGTGTCCGCTGCGGTGCTCGCACTGCTATTCGGAATCGGGGCGACGGCCGTCGCGGCAGCTCGCCCCCGAGGACATGCTGCGGGTCGCGGACGCCCTCGTCGCGCTCGGGCCGCGGGTCGTGGCCCTGTCCGGAGGCGAACCGCTGATCGTCCGCGGCCTGTTCGACGTCGCGGCCCGGCTGCGGGCGGGCGGCGTGAAGCTGTCGATCAACACCAGCGGCTGGGTGATGAGCCGGGCGCTCGCCGAACGGCTCGCGGACGGGTTCGACGAGGTGATCGTCAGCCTCGACGGGGCGACGCCCGAGGTGCACGACCGCATCCGGGGCCGCAAGGGTTCCTTCGACCGGGTCCTTGCGACGTTGGCACTCCTCGACGAGGTGGCGGGGGAACGGAGCGCGGCCGCACGGGGGCGGCTGCGCTTCGGCATCGACTGTGTGGTGATCCGCAGCAACTTCCCGCAGCTGGAGGCCTTCGCCGCCGACATCGCCCACCGGTTCCCGCACCTGGCCACCCTGGGGTTCAACTCCGCCGTGCCCGAAGGACTGGCGAGCCGGCTGGAGTTCTGCGAGCGCGAACTCCTCGACGACGACCAGGTCGCCCAGCTGACCAGTGCGACGCTCCGCTCCCGCCTGCGCGACCTGGCCCCGCCCTCGGTCTCCGTCCACACCACCGACAACATGAACCTGGTGATGAACCCCGAGCGCGTCGCCCGGCGCGTCGACACCCTCGTGATGCAGGTCGAACCGGACGGCCTGGTGCGGGGGATCCCCGTGTACGAGGGGACGGTCGGCAGCCTCCTCGAGGAGCCGGGGTCGGTTCTGTGGGAGCGCACGCTCGCCCGGCTCGAGGACCCGTTCGTGGTGGAGACCCTGTCGTCCGTGCACTCCATGGGGACCTGGGCGCAGGCCGTCCGGCGCATGGACCGCCGCTTCGGGACCGCCGATGACCTCGCCCGCTTCGACCGCCGTTCCGTCCGCACCAACCCGCCGGAATTCCTCACCCCGGCCGTGGTGACCGCCCAGGGCTCTCCGGGGCCGCACTCCGCCTGACGAAACAGCGGCCCGGCTGCCGCCTCGGGTATTCCACAGTCATATCGCCGCCGCATACCAGCATTCAGCCACGGACACCGACCCGCTTTCCCACCCGCTCCACCCTTCCGCCCACCTGTCCAGAACACGGCTGACCTCTGTCCGGAACTCGCCCGTATTCCGGCCGGATTCCCCTCCGGAATCCCCCGTGTCGCCCAGTCCCCCGAGCCGCCGCCCGACAGCGGGTTCGGCTCCTCATTCCGGCCGAAAGGACCGCGCCATGATGAAACTCCAGGACTACGACCGCTTCTACCGCGCGGACCCCGACTTCTTCGAATTCCCGGAACGGCTGGCCGACGCCGCCCCGGACCGGCTGTCCGCCGTCCTGCGCGAGCCGCCGCGCGGCTGGGAGCACACGGAAGCCGGATGGTGGGTGCGGCTGCGCCCGCCCGCCGCGCGGACGGCCGGTGAGGGCTGGCGGATCCACGTCTCGGTGACACTGCCCCACCTGGAGCGGACGGCGGAGACCGTCCGTGAGTACTGCGTGCACCGGGGCATCGGCTGCGACCTGGTCCGTGGCGTCACCGCCGCCCGCGCCCTCGCCGACGTCCGCGCCGACCGCCTCACCAGCGCCGACCTGATGGTCCTGCACCCGGCCGACGAGACCGCGCTCGCCGCCGCGCTCGGGGACCTCACCGCGCTCCTCGGACCGCTGCCGGGACCGTACGTCCCGGGCGCGCTGCGGCACGGCCCGGGCCCCCTCTTCGTCCGCTACGGCGCGGCGGAGGACCGGCGATGTCCCGCCGGTGGCCACCCGAGCGCCCCCGGCGACGAGCACGACCTGGTGCCCGCCCTGGAGCGGCCCGACGGCACGCTCGTGCCCGAGGACCGGCGCCCGGTCTTCCGCCGCCCGGACTGGGTCCCGCTGCCCGAGGTCCTGCACGCCGACCTGGAGGCGCTGCTCGCCCCGCCGCGGGCCCCGTTCCCCTACCGCGGTGTGCGCGTCGTGTCCCTGACCACCGGCGAGGGCGTCTACCGCGCCACCGAGACAGCCACGGACCGGCCCGTCCTCCTGCACGAGGCGCGCCCGCACGCCGGTCTCGACGTGCGCGGCGACGACGCCGTCACCCGCCTCACCCGCGACCACGCGCTCCTGGAACGCCTCGCAGACCTCGACTGCGTGCCCGGCGTCGTGGGCCGCCACGTCCGGGCGGGGCACCACTTCCTGGCCGTCGAGGCCCCCGAGGGGCGCAGCCTCGCCGAGGCCGCGGCCGCCGCCTTCCCGCTGACCACGCAGGACCGCGCCCGGCACGAGGCCGCGGACTACGCGAAGTGGGCCCTCGACGTCGCCGACCGTGTCGCCGACGCCCTCAAGAGCCTCCAGCGGCGCGGCGTCCGCCTGGCCGGGCTCGACCCGGAGCACATCGTCCTGCGCCCCGACGGCCGCGTCGTCCTCACCCGCCTGCGCACGGCCGCCGACCTGACCGGCGAGGAGGGCTTCACCGCCCCGGTCGGCCTGCGCGGCGCCGCCGCCCACGCCCATCTCGTCGACACACTGCGGCTCTGGCTGCTGCTGCCGGTGCCCCACCGCGACCCCGCCGCCCTGCGCGTCCTCACGCAGACCGTCGACGAGCTCTACCCGCTGCCCCCGGACTTCGGCACGACGCTGCTCTCACGGCTGCGCCGGGGTTCGGAATCAAAAGACCTGGCAGCGCCGGCGGACGCCGACGGCGCCGACGACGCCCGAGCGCTCGCCGCGGAGCACCACGACTGGCCCGTCCTGCGCGAGCGGCTGGTGGCCGGGCTGCACGCCATGGCCACGCCCGAGCGCGCCGACCGGCTGTTCCCCGGCACCCCGTTCGGCCCGGCGACGCTCGGCGGGACGTCGTTCGGCCACGGCGCGGCCGGGGTCCTGTACGCGCTGCACCGGGTGGGCGCGCCCGTCCCCGGGGCGTACGCCGACTGGCTCGCGGACGCCGCGATCCGCGAGCCCGACCCACGGCCCGGCCTCTACGACGGCCTGCACGGCGTGGCCCTCACCCTGGACCTGCTCGGCCACCGGGACCGGGCCCTCGCCGTCCTCGAACGCTCCCGTCCGCTCGACGCCCGTGTGGTGCGCCCCGACCTCGCGGGCGGCCGGGCCGGGATCGCCCTGAACCTGCTGCGGTTCGCCCGCGTCACCCACGACACGGCGCTGCACGACGCGGCCCTGCGCATCGCCGACGACCTCGCCACGCTCGTCGTGGACGGCCCGCCCGCCCCCCGGCCCGGCGCTCCCCCGCCCTACGGCCTCCTGCACGGCCCGGCCGGGATCGCCCTGCTCTTCCTGCACCTGTACGAGGACGGCGGCGGGGCCCGCTTCCTGGAACTCGCCGACCGCGCGCTCGGGTTCGACACCGCCCGGTGCGCGACCGGACCCGACGGCGCCCTCACGCTCTTCGACGGCACCCATCACCTGCCGTACCTGCACGGTGGCAGCGGCGGGCTCGCCTTCCCGCTGCGCGCGCTCTTGCGC from Streptomyces flavofungini includes:
- a CDS encoding sensor histidine kinase; the encoded protein is MARRLLLLGAWLSVAIAVRHTTNLMIRELGWHLRPKVVGPVLPLDLGLQITHEMCNLAVSILILRLLALLPDGRYAFRYERHVLRALWGLLALPIVLPLAGVPQHIVYYIVFYYPEAWLPGIGAALLVVRCLRARAAGRADIAALLPWAALGAAVFLARAATRLFRSWQGEQGMFFFIGALLGALPYISISVTLVYAAFRHRLLGVDIVLRPSAVYGSLWFIINSWYLGMALTLGLTAGLFFPVGLSLLVAVVATALFRPLRDRLNTLVERRVFGKRLSRFELLVQFSTTLEHAYDLDRLAPQLATGLREGLSLRWVRVRLGGNGLPVSTAESGERPAAARPVKQFPLFYGDDSLGLIEYGPRTEGRSTPEDHAIGGTLARSAALAVHNVRLAAELCAHADEMQRQAAELAASRARIVHAQDTERRRIERRLHDGIQQDLVALVAKLALARNRLHRGGGIDSALTEMQDDAYRVIDELRELAHGIHPPILTDQGLVAAVTSCARRMPIPVTVQSGHSLAGVRFALDIEESAFYLVSEALTNVLKHARAGHVTVRMTRADGRLQVEVSDDGSGFPTATTHGSGLTGMRDRTEAVGGELTITSRAGSGTVIRARLPEHVREDTRA
- a CDS encoding radical SAM protein, giving the protein MSRCSGPEVVVWDTTYACPLRCSHCYSESGRRPSRQLAPEDMLRVADALVALGPRVVALSGGEPLIVRGLFDVAARLRAGGVKLSINTSGWVMSRALAERLADGFDEVIVSLDGATPEVHDRIRGRKGSFDRVLATLALLDEVAGERSAAARGRLRFGIDCVVIRSNFPQLEAFAADIAHRFPHLATLGFNSAVPEGLASRLEFCERELLDDDQVAQLTSATLRSRLRDLAPPSVSVHTTDNMNLVMNPERVARRVDTLVMQVEPDGLVRGIPVYEGTVGSLLEEPGSVLWERTLARLEDPFVVETLSSVHSMGTWAQAVRRMDRRFGTADDLARFDRRSVRTNPPEFLTPAVVTAQGSPGPHSA
- a CDS encoding response regulator; the protein is MPDPRPAPGPPSTAPLRVVIAEDHYLVREGTRRLLEDTGEADVLAAVGTAADLLEAVARLRPDVVVADIRMPPGHHTEGITAAHAIRETHPGIGVVVLSQHANENYAFDLFRRGTDGLAYLLKERIGEVDELLRALHEVAAGRSVVDPRIVEVLMGSHARGADAPLSRLTPRELDVLRHMAEGKTNRAIADSLRLSESTIEKHVNSTFAKLGLAEIPQLHRRVSAVLAYLRHAPPGPR
- the lanKC gene encoding class III lanthionine synthetase LanKC, with translation MMKLQDYDRFYRADPDFFEFPERLADAAPDRLSAVLREPPRGWEHTEAGWWVRLRPPAARTAGEGWRIHVSVTLPHLERTAETVREYCVHRGIGCDLVRGVTAARALADVRADRLTSADLMVLHPADETALAAALGDLTALLGPLPGPYVPGALRHGPGPLFVRYGAAEDRRCPAGGHPSAPGDEHDLVPALERPDGTLVPEDRRPVFRRPDWVPLPEVLHADLEALLAPPRAPFPYRGVRVVSLTTGEGVYRATETATDRPVLLHEARPHAGLDVRGDDAVTRLTRDHALLERLADLDCVPGVVGRHVRAGHHFLAVEAPEGRSLAEAAAAAFPLTTQDRARHEAADYAKWALDVADRVADALKSLQRRGVRLAGLDPEHIVLRPDGRVVLTRLRTAADLTGEEGFTAPVGLRGAAAHAHLVDTLRLWLLLPVPHRDPAALRVLTQTVDELYPLPPDFGTTLLSRLRRGSESKDLAAPADADGADDARALAAEHHDWPVLRERLVAGLHAMATPERADRLFPGTPFGPATLGGTSFGHGAAGVLYALHRVGAPVPGAYADWLADAAIREPDPRPGLYDGLHGVALTLDLLGHRDRALAVLERSRPLDARVVRPDLAGGRAGIALNLLRFARVTHDTALHDAALRIADDLATLVVDGPPAPRPGAPPPYGLLHGPAGIALLFLHLYEDGGGARFLELADRALGFDTARCATGPDGALTLFDGTHHLPYLHGGSGGLAFPLRALLRRRPDPARSATLAAVRHTCRALYVRNAGLLRGRAGAVAVLAAIDGPGDREAARVQVRRMAWYARSYRGRLAFPGFRMLRLSADLATGAAGVLLALDSAFEGGGPVLPYLDPRSTFPPADGRR